A stretch of the Acidimicrobiia bacterium genome encodes the following:
- a CDS encoding fatty acid--CoA ligase, whose product MADTLAQLIREQAATIGGRVAFTFEERDLTYGELDAISSQVARGLLAEGVQAGDRVAILDKNAIELFELMFGAAKVGAVLCPVNWRLAPPEVAHIVNDAQAKVLVVGQEFLPVLDKIEGDLTTVKRILVLGEHPGHEDYAVWRDRQPADDPGVELARDDVALQFYTSGTTGLPKGAMLSGAALHGLVPAANDVLGLGPDTVSLVVMPLFHVAGAGWALFGLYNGARNVMLRDVDFPAILDAIPRYGITDSVFVPAVLQFLLMTPGVESTDFSSLRTILYGASPISEEVLVASGARFGCKFVQAYGLTETNGAAVLLPAEDHDPEGPNRHRLRAAGIPIPGVELRVVDDVGNDLPTTEIGEVWIKSPANMVGYWNMPEASAAALTPDGWFKSGDAGYLDADGYLYIADRVKDMIISGGENVYPAEVESVLMSHSGVADAAVIGVPDDRWGEAVKAIVVRADADVTESDVITWCRDLLAHYKCPTSVDWAEMLPRNPSGKILKRELREPYWAGRDRQV is encoded by the coding sequence ATGGCTGACACGCTGGCGCAGTTGATCCGCGAGCAGGCGGCGACGATCGGCGGTCGGGTCGCGTTCACCTTCGAGGAACGCGACCTCACCTACGGCGAGCTTGACGCGATATCGAGTCAGGTCGCACGCGGACTGCTCGCGGAGGGTGTGCAGGCGGGCGACCGCGTCGCGATCCTCGACAAGAACGCAATCGAGCTCTTCGAGCTGATGTTCGGAGCCGCGAAGGTGGGCGCGGTCCTGTGCCCGGTCAACTGGCGCCTCGCACCACCCGAGGTGGCGCACATCGTGAACGACGCCCAGGCGAAAGTGCTCGTCGTCGGCCAAGAGTTCCTCCCGGTACTCGACAAGATCGAAGGCGATCTCACCACCGTGAAGAGAATCCTGGTGCTCGGTGAGCACCCGGGCCACGAGGACTACGCGGTGTGGCGCGATCGACAACCAGCCGACGACCCAGGTGTCGAGTTGGCGCGCGACGACGTCGCGCTGCAGTTCTACACATCTGGCACAACGGGTTTGCCGAAGGGAGCAATGCTGTCGGGCGCCGCACTGCACGGGCTCGTGCCCGCGGCCAACGACGTCCTCGGGCTCGGACCCGACACGGTGAGCCTCGTGGTGATGCCCCTCTTCCATGTCGCCGGCGCGGGATGGGCGCTCTTCGGGCTCTACAACGGCGCGCGCAACGTGATGCTGCGCGACGTGGACTTCCCGGCCATCCTCGATGCGATTCCGCGCTACGGCATCACGGACTCGGTGTTCGTCCCGGCAGTACTGCAGTTCCTGCTCATGACACCGGGCGTCGAGTCGACTGACTTCTCCAGCCTTCGGACCATCCTCTACGGCGCGTCGCCGATCTCCGAAGAAGTTCTGGTCGCGTCAGGAGCGCGCTTCGGCTGCAAGTTCGTGCAGGCGTACGGGCTCACCGAGACCAACGGCGCCGCGGTGTTGCTCCCGGCCGAGGACCACGACCCCGAGGGACCGAACCGCCACCGGCTGCGCGCCGCCGGGATCCCGATTCCCGGCGTGGAGCTGCGCGTCGTCGATGACGTCGGCAACGACCTCCCGACGACCGAGATCGGCGAGGTGTGGATCAAGTCACCGGCGAACATGGTCGGCTACTGGAACATGCCCGAGGCATCGGCCGCCGCGCTCACACCGGACGGATGGTTCAAGTCGGGGGACGCCGGCTACCTCGACGCCGATGGCTACCTGTACATCGCCGACCGCGTGAAGGACATGATCATCTCGGGCGGCGAGAACGTGTATCCGGCCGAGGTCGAGAGCGTGCTGATGTCACACTCCGGCGTCGCCGACGCCGCGGTGATCGGGGTTCCCGACGACCGGTGGGGCGAAGCCGTGAAGGCCATCGTCGTGCGCGCCGACGCCGACGTCACCGAGAGCGACGTCATCACGTGGTGCCGTGACCTGCTCGCGCACTACAAGTGCCCGACATCGGTCGACTGGGCCGAGATGCTGCCGCGCAACCCGTCGGGAAAGATCCTCAAGCGCGAGCTGCGCGAGCCGTACTGGGCTGGTCGCGACCGCCAGGTATAG
- a CDS encoding enoyl-CoA hydratase-related protein, translating to MSEALVVLDIAENGVAHLTLNRPDAANAINLDLARALAEAASKLADSKDARAVLLSGRGDRFCGGGDVRAFATATGQGGALPKRLTGIVGALHEAIEAFDRLDAPIVSAVQGSAAGAGLSLVALSDLVIAARSAKFVMAYTAIGLTPDGGSTWYLPRIVGLRRAIELTLTNRVLSAEEAREWGLVTSVVPDDALTAEAEALVTKLAAGPTRSFGVAKRLLRGSLGAGLRDQLANEEKELIAAGGRDDAEEGVTAFVEKRPPRFGAG from the coding sequence GTGAGCGAAGCACTGGTGGTGCTCGACATCGCCGAAAACGGCGTTGCGCACCTCACCTTGAACCGGCCCGACGCGGCGAACGCGATCAACCTCGACCTGGCGCGCGCTCTGGCCGAAGCCGCATCGAAGCTCGCCGACTCGAAGGACGCGCGCGCCGTATTGCTGAGCGGGCGCGGCGACCGCTTCTGCGGGGGCGGCGATGTGCGCGCGTTTGCCACGGCCACAGGCCAAGGCGGCGCCCTTCCGAAGCGGCTGACCGGGATCGTCGGTGCACTCCACGAGGCGATCGAAGCGTTCGATCGGCTCGACGCGCCGATCGTGTCCGCGGTACAGGGCAGCGCGGCTGGCGCGGGGCTTTCGCTCGTCGCGCTGTCCGATCTCGTCATCGCGGCGCGGTCAGCGAAGTTCGTCATGGCCTACACCGCGATCGGACTCACCCCTGACGGTGGTTCCACCTGGTACCTGCCCCGAATCGTCGGCCTTCGCCGCGCCATTGAGCTCACACTCACGAACCGAGTCCTGAGCGCCGAAGAAGCGCGTGAGTGGGGTTTGGTGACCAGTGTGGTCCCCGACGACGCGCTTACTGCCGAGGCGGAGGCACTCGTCACCAAGTTGGCTGCCGGACCGACGCGTTCGTTTGGTGTTGCCAAGCGGCTGCTGCGCGGCTCTCTCGGTGCAGGTCTGCGCGACCAGCTCGCGAATGAGGAGAAGGAGCTCATCGCCGCCGGAGGCCGCGACGACGCGGAGGAGGGTGTGACCGCGTTCGTCGAGAAACGACCGCCGAGGTTCGGCGCCGGCTGA
- a CDS encoding acyl-CoA dehydrogenase family protein: MISADEVQGALASLLRPRDPNTQITVLGAGSDDLGPGRAYLRALADGGWAVPTWPVEYGGRGVSPAEAAIVARELAGFEQPDLYPFLVGLSVVAPTLLTAATPKQCARWLPLIRSGDEIWCQLFSEPSAGSDLANVSTRAERDGDVWRVTGQKVWSSRAHYAHRGFLLARSDPSVSKHAGITAFALDMQAPGVDVRPLRQMNGDAHFSEVFLDGAVVVDSDRIGDVGGGWGVTRTALANERGAVGAVGTGMGAPGERLLDLCAERASSFGSVERDRVIGVRIVSEVNRLTMRRARDAAKTGRTPGPEGSGAKLRGAALLKNTADTALSLLGPEGVVGDGEWQTLFLTAPSISIRGGTDEIQRNIVGERVLGLPPEPRVDVDRPWDEIPH, translated from the coding sequence GTGATCTCGGCCGACGAGGTGCAAGGCGCGCTCGCGTCACTGCTTCGGCCGCGCGACCCGAACACACAGATCACCGTGCTGGGTGCTGGGAGCGATGATCTCGGACCCGGGCGCGCGTATCTGCGTGCTTTGGCCGATGGTGGGTGGGCGGTGCCGACGTGGCCGGTTGAGTACGGCGGCCGTGGGGTGTCCCCGGCCGAAGCCGCGATCGTGGCGCGCGAGCTCGCAGGCTTCGAGCAACCGGATCTGTACCCGTTCCTCGTGGGGTTGAGCGTGGTGGCCCCGACGCTGCTGACGGCCGCCACACCCAAGCAGTGCGCGCGCTGGCTGCCGCTGATCCGGTCGGGAGACGAGATCTGGTGTCAGCTCTTCTCCGAGCCGAGCGCCGGCTCCGATCTCGCCAACGTCTCGACGCGCGCGGAGCGCGACGGCGACGTGTGGCGTGTCACCGGCCAGAAGGTGTGGAGCAGCCGTGCCCACTATGCGCACCGTGGGTTCCTCCTCGCGCGCAGCGACCCGTCGGTGTCGAAGCACGCCGGGATCACGGCGTTCGCCCTCGACATGCAGGCACCGGGCGTGGATGTGCGGCCGCTGCGGCAGATGAACGGTGATGCGCATTTCAGCGAGGTGTTCCTCGACGGCGCGGTGGTCGTCGACTCGGACCGGATCGGCGATGTCGGCGGTGGATGGGGAGTCACCCGTACGGCGCTGGCCAACGAACGCGGCGCGGTGGGCGCGGTGGGGACGGGGATGGGCGCGCCGGGTGAGCGTCTCCTGGACCTGTGTGCCGAGCGCGCGTCCAGTTTTGGGTCTGTCGAGCGCGACCGCGTGATTGGCGTCCGCATTGTCAGCGAAGTCAACCGGCTTACCATGCGCCGGGCGCGGGACGCCGCCAAGACCGGGCGCACACCCGGGCCCGAAGGATCGGGGGCCAAGCTGCGCGGCGCCGCCCTGCTCAAGAACACCGCAGACACCGCGCTCTCGCTCCTCGGTCCGGAAGGTGTGGTGGGTGACGGGGAATGGCAGACGCTGTTCCTGACCGCGCCGTCCATCTCGATCCGTGGTGGCACCGACGAGATTCAGCGCAACATCGTGGGCGAGCGCGTGCTTGGCCTGCCGCCGGAGCCCCGGGTCGACGTGGACCGGCCATGGGACGAGATCCCACACTGA
- a CDS encoding ABC transporter permease, with translation MLRVTIKNLFARKFRLVLTSIAVILGVAFMAGTFVLTDTLGNVFDGLFADVNRGVDVALRGKEPFKETAGGPGTQVVREPLDATVLDSVEAVEGVAIAEGSVGGLIEVVKLQNGKPSEAISHGQAPTLGVTWGPHRGLNRAIGGDGRPEVGRRPSAPGEVALDEVTATDAGISPQDVRRCVRTEQCRQARVQVIPLSQHPPEIVDVVAIFRFGTVGNLAGATLAAFDVEVAQGLLNKEGRFDEIHVKAEPGVSDLQLRDRIRTSLANEGVSGVEVLTGEQLATDQSDEIRQGLSFFSIFLLVFAVIALFVGAFIIYNTFSIVVAQRTHELGLLRGLGASGRQVMGSVAIEALIIGLFSSIVGLAAGVGVAIGLQELLKAFDVQLPSGDTVILGRTIIISLVVGTLVTFVSALSPARRAAAVSPVAAMQADTAPPSSGSRRYSVGGFVTILGFVLLLVGLFAGVEGFPGGAAALVGLASAMVFVGVAMLSPLLASPAARTLGWLPARFRGMGGLLARENASRNPRRTATTAAALMVGISLMTLVAILGSSIKATLDDVLSSDFKAEFVLSTKNFTPLSPEAATAVRDVLPDAHVTEFRFGNFELAGETKAVMGTSPNLGSSIDVHPEPGAMQTFRQSGGMLVFEDAFKELPKRQRASRTLEVRFGATGEQSIPIAGVFAEKDAIGNDYLLAMPDFEANFTDQLDVFVAIKVAADTSLRRAATTIDQAIEPFPSVQAQDQEEFKETQEQQVGQFLNLIYVLLGLAVGIAVLGIANTLALSIYERTREIGLLRAVGMARAQVRTMIRYESIIIAVFGSALGVSLGLVLGRALIGALESEGIHFALSPSSLVQLVLLGAFAGWWASVGPARRAARLDVLEAIQSQ, from the coding sequence ATGCTGCGCGTCACGATCAAGAACCTGTTCGCGAGGAAGTTCCGTCTCGTCCTCACCTCGATCGCCGTCATCCTCGGCGTCGCGTTCATGGCCGGCACATTCGTGCTCACCGACACTCTCGGCAACGTGTTCGATGGCCTGTTCGCTGACGTGAACCGGGGCGTCGACGTCGCGCTGCGCGGCAAAGAGCCGTTCAAGGAGACAGCTGGCGGACCGGGGACGCAGGTGGTGCGCGAGCCGCTCGATGCGACTGTCCTGGACTCGGTCGAGGCGGTCGAAGGCGTCGCCATCGCCGAAGGCTCAGTGGGTGGTTTGATCGAGGTCGTCAAGCTCCAGAACGGCAAGCCGTCGGAGGCCATATCGCACGGTCAGGCGCCGACACTCGGAGTCACCTGGGGTCCGCATCGCGGGTTGAACCGAGCCATTGGTGGCGACGGCCGACCCGAGGTCGGACGACGACCAAGTGCTCCGGGCGAGGTCGCACTCGACGAAGTGACCGCCACCGATGCCGGAATCAGCCCGCAGGACGTTCGCCGGTGTGTCCGCACCGAGCAATGTCGGCAAGCTCGAGTGCAAGTCATACCGCTCAGTCAGCACCCACCCGAGATCGTTGACGTGGTTGCGATCTTCAGGTTCGGGACGGTCGGCAACCTCGCAGGCGCGACGTTGGCGGCCTTCGACGTCGAGGTAGCGCAGGGGCTGCTGAACAAGGAAGGCCGGTTCGACGAGATCCACGTCAAAGCCGAGCCAGGTGTCTCGGATCTCCAGTTGCGCGACCGGATCCGTACTTCACTTGCGAACGAAGGTGTGTCAGGTGTCGAGGTGCTCACCGGCGAGCAGCTCGCGACGGACCAGTCCGACGAGATTCGTCAAGGTTTGAGTTTCTTCAGCATCTTCCTGCTCGTCTTCGCGGTGATCGCGCTCTTCGTCGGGGCGTTCATCATCTACAACACCTTCTCCATCGTCGTTGCCCAACGAACCCATGAACTCGGCTTGTTGCGTGGCCTCGGTGCATCGGGACGGCAGGTGATGGGCTCGGTCGCGATCGAGGCCCTCATCATCGGCCTGTTCTCGTCGATCGTCGGTCTGGCGGCCGGTGTAGGTGTGGCGATCGGCCTTCAGGAGCTGTTGAAGGCCTTCGACGTACAGCTGCCGTCCGGCGACACGGTGATCCTCGGGCGCACCATCATCATCTCGCTCGTGGTCGGAACACTCGTGACCTTCGTGTCGGCTCTCTCCCCGGCACGACGCGCCGCCGCGGTCTCGCCCGTCGCCGCGATGCAAGCCGATACGGCCCCGCCGAGCTCGGGTAGCCGCCGTTACTCGGTTGGCGGGTTCGTCACGATCCTCGGCTTTGTGTTGTTGTTGGTGGGCCTGTTCGCCGGCGTCGAGGGTTTCCCCGGTGGTGCCGCGGCGCTCGTGGGCTTGGCGTCGGCCATGGTGTTCGTCGGCGTCGCGATGTTGAGCCCGCTCCTTGCGTCGCCGGCTGCGCGGACGTTGGGGTGGCTCCCGGCGCGGTTCCGCGGGATGGGCGGCTTGTTGGCACGGGAGAACGCGAGCCGCAATCCGCGGCGCACAGCCACGACCGCGGCTGCGCTCATGGTGGGGATCTCGCTGATGACCCTGGTGGCGATCCTTGGCTCGTCGATCAAGGCCACGCTCGACGACGTGCTCTCATCGGACTTCAAGGCCGAGTTCGTCTTGAGCACGAAGAACTTCACGCCGTTGAGCCCCGAAGCTGCAACCGCGGTACGGGATGTCCTCCCCGACGCGCACGTGACCGAGTTCCGATTCGGCAACTTCGAGCTCGCCGGCGAGACGAAGGCAGTGATGGGTACGTCACCCAACCTCGGCTCGTCCATCGACGTGCATCCCGAGCCCGGTGCGATGCAGACCTTCCGACAATCCGGCGGCATGCTCGTCTTCGAGGACGCCTTCAAGGAGCTACCCAAACGCCAGCGCGCCTCGAGGACCTTGGAGGTCCGGTTCGGCGCGACGGGTGAGCAGAGCATCCCGATCGCGGGCGTCTTCGCAGAGAAAGACGCGATCGGCAACGACTACCTGCTCGCGATGCCCGACTTCGAGGCGAACTTCACCGACCAGCTCGACGTCTTCGTCGCGATCAAGGTCGCAGCCGACACATCGTTGAGACGGGCCGCCACCACGATCGACCAGGCGATCGAACCCTTCCCGAGTGTTCAAGCCCAGGATCAAGAGGAGTTCAAGGAGACGCAGGAGCAACAGGTCGGACAGTTCCTGAACCTCATCTACGTGCTCCTCGGGCTCGCCGTGGGCATCGCGGTCCTTGGCATCGCGAACACATTGGCCCTCTCCATCTACGAGCGCACTCGCGAGATCGGTCTGCTCCGTGCCGTGGGAATGGCGCGAGCTCAGGTGAGGACGATGATCCGTTATGAGTCGATCATCATCGCGGTCTTCGGATCGGCGCTCGGTGTCAGCCTTGGTCTCGTGCTCGGGCGCGCGCTCATCGGAGCGCTCGAGAGTGAAGGCATTCACTTCGCACTCTCCCCGAGCTCGCTCGTCCAACTCGTGCTCCTCGGCGCCTTCGCCGGTTGGTGGGCATCGGTCGGTCCCGCGCGGCGCGCGGCTCGCCTCGACGTGCTCGAGGCCATCCAGTCCCAGTGA
- a CDS encoding ABC transporter ATP-binding protein, producing the protein MTTTTPTQATGTAARAIDASKIYGSGEAAVRALDGINVAFERHRYTAIMGPSGSGKSTLLHCLAGLDRVTSGQIFLGDIEISASSEKKLTLVRRDRIGFVFQAYNLIPTLTAAENLTLPLALAGKKPEPEHYDRVVDTLRLRDRLTHKPSELSGGQQQRVAVGRALMSKPEIVFADEPTGNLDSKSSAEILNYMRTAVTDLGQTIVMVTHDPTAASYSDRVVFLGDGQIVDDLVGGSTDAIIDKMKGLGA; encoded by the coding sequence GTGACCACCACCACCCCCACGCAAGCAACCGGCACCGCCGCGCGAGCGATCGACGCGTCGAAGATTTACGGCAGTGGCGAAGCGGCGGTGCGCGCGCTCGACGGCATCAACGTCGCGTTCGAGCGCCATCGCTACACGGCGATCATGGGCCCTTCCGGCTCCGGCAAGTCGACGCTGCTCCACTGTCTCGCCGGCCTCGATCGCGTGACCTCCGGCCAGATCTTCCTCGGCGACATCGAGATCAGCGCCAGCTCCGAGAAGAAGCTCACGCTCGTCCGGCGTGACCGCATCGGGTTCGTGTTCCAGGCCTACAACCTCATTCCCACGCTCACCGCGGCCGAGAACCTCACCCTTCCGCTTGCGCTTGCCGGCAAGAAGCCGGAGCCGGAGCACTACGACCGAGTGGTGGACACGCTGCGCCTCCGCGACCGGTTGACACACAAGCCCAGCGAGCTGTCGGGCGGGCAGCAACAGCGCGTGGCCGTAGGCCGTGCGCTGATGAGCAAGCCCGAGATCGTGTTCGCCGACGAACCCACCGGCAACCTCGACTCCAAGTCGAGTGCCGAGATCCTCAACTACATGCGAACGGCCGTCACCGATCTCGGCCAGACGATCGTGATGGTCACGCACGACCCGACCGCGGCCAGCTACTCCGACCGCGTCGTGTTCCTCGGCGACGGTCAGATCGTCGACGACCTGGTCGGCGGGAGCACCGACGCCATCATCGACAAGATGAAGGGTCTCGGGGCCTGA
- the lgt gene encoding prolipoprotein diacylglyceryl transferase codes for MPLISSIPSPSDGVIDIGISLHVYGVLLAIGVVVASTIAERRWKRWGHDPHDFQSIVVVVVICGLIGARLYHVATDYQLFEGDWLRVVEIWKGGLSIWGVVIGGMIGVIVMCRVKGYDALGLMDAIVPGLAVAQAIGRFGNWFNQELFGEPTTLPWGLEIDRANRPEGFESFATFHPTFLYESLYIVVLIVVLLKVEQRVRLKRGQLSALYAMGYTFGRFFLEHLRIDDANLILGFRVNAWVSAAAFAAGGAWFWWLARHSSVDEGKYAISGTARVAA; via the coding sequence GTGCCGTTGATCTCGTCGATCCCGAGCCCTTCCGACGGGGTGATCGACATCGGCATCTCGCTGCATGTGTACGGCGTGCTGCTGGCGATCGGCGTGGTCGTGGCGTCGACGATCGCGGAACGGCGATGGAAGCGGTGGGGTCACGATCCCCACGACTTTCAGAGCATCGTGGTGGTCGTCGTCATCTGCGGCCTGATCGGCGCGCGCCTGTACCACGTGGCGACCGACTACCAGCTCTTTGAGGGTGACTGGCTGCGCGTCGTCGAGATCTGGAAGGGCGGACTGTCGATCTGGGGTGTCGTCATCGGCGGCATGATCGGCGTGATCGTGATGTGCCGCGTCAAGGGCTACGACGCGCTCGGATTGATGGACGCCATCGTGCCAGGGTTGGCTGTCGCACAGGCGATCGGCCGGTTTGGCAACTGGTTCAACCAGGAGCTCTTCGGCGAGCCGACCACGTTGCCGTGGGGCCTCGAGATCGATCGAGCCAACCGGCCGGAAGGGTTCGAGAGCTTCGCCACGTTCCACCCGACGTTCCTCTACGAGTCGCTGTACATCGTCGTCCTGATCGTGGTGCTGCTCAAGGTGGAGCAGCGGGTCCGTCTCAAGCGCGGCCAGCTCAGTGCGTTGTACGCGATGGGCTACACGTTCGGCCGCTTCTTCCTGGAGCACCTACGCATCGACGACGCCAACCTCATCCTCGGCTTCCGCGTGAACGCCTGGGTGAGCGCCGCGGCGTTCGCGGCCGGCGGCGCATGGTTCTGGTGGCTGGCGCGGCATTCCAGCGTCGACGAGGGGAAGTACGCCATTTCGGGGACGGCCCGGGTCGCCGCGTAG
- a CDS encoding LLM class flavin-dependent oxidoreductase — MRVGASLRTAYAPGDHRLGAQWVIERAVAARDAGLDSLFIGDHHATGPFPYYQNVPMMGRLLADWDDRPAGVLMLLPLWPPVLAAEQLGTLASIAKGRFILQCAIGGGEHQFAAMGQSERTRPSRFEAGLDIIRRLLAGEKVNMDEPYQVREARIAPVPSDPVEVWIGATAARGIDRAARLGDGWIADAGVIPDEARDQAEEYRAACERHGRAPTAVAIRRDVHLGTDSADAARLAEPVIAAGYRGFRPEACTYGSAEEVAESLAAYAEMGYTDVIVRHLVDDQDEVLRSFERLAQVCELVRDA; from the coding sequence ATGCGTGTCGGTGCGTCCCTGCGGACCGCGTACGCGCCCGGTGATCACCGACTCGGCGCGCAGTGGGTGATCGAGCGCGCCGTTGCGGCGCGTGACGCAGGCCTCGACTCGCTGTTCATCGGCGACCATCACGCGACCGGCCCATTCCCCTACTACCAGAATGTTCCGATGATGGGCCGCCTCCTCGCCGACTGGGACGATCGGCCCGCGGGCGTGCTCATGCTCCTCCCGTTGTGGCCGCCCGTGCTCGCCGCGGAGCAGCTCGGCACGTTGGCGTCGATCGCCAAGGGTCGCTTCATCCTCCAGTGCGCGATCGGCGGGGGTGAGCACCAGTTCGCGGCCATGGGCCAGAGCGAGCGGACGCGCCCGTCACGCTTCGAGGCCGGACTCGACATCATCCGCCGGTTGCTCGCGGGCGAGAAGGTGAACATGGACGAGCCGTACCAAGTCCGCGAAGCGCGAATCGCACCCGTACCGAGCGACCCCGTCGAGGTCTGGATCGGTGCCACCGCGGCGCGGGGGATCGATCGCGCGGCCCGCCTTGGCGACGGCTGGATCGCCGACGCGGGCGTGATTCCCGACGAGGCGCGCGACCAGGCGGAGGAGTACCGCGCGGCGTGCGAGCGCCATGGCCGCGCGCCGACGGCGGTCGCCATACGTCGCGACGTTCATCTCGGCACCGATTCCGCCGACGCCGCGCGCCTGGCCGAGCCGGTCATCGCGGCCGGGTACCGCGGCTTCCGCCCGGAAGCATGCACCTACGGCAGCGCCGAAGAAGTGGCCGAGAGCCTTGCCGCGTACGCAGAGATGGGCTACACCGACGTCATCGTCCGTCACCTGGTCGACGATCAGGACGAGGTGCTGCGCTCGTTCGAACGGCTCGCGCAAGTGTGCGAGCTCGTCCGCGATGCCTGA
- a CDS encoding DUF427 domain-containing protein, with the protein MPERTKESVWDYPRPPRLEPTDKHLTVVLGGDVVAETSRAYRVLETSHPPNYYFPSDDVRAGALEAAKGSSFCEFKGRAHYFTVRGGGCVATEAAWGYDTPSPAFEPITGYVAFYASRVDECYVDDELVTPQPGDFYGGWITADVDGPFKGGPGTRGW; encoded by the coding sequence ATGCCTGAGCGCACCAAGGAATCGGTCTGGGACTACCCGCGTCCGCCGCGCCTCGAGCCGACCGACAAGCACCTGACAGTCGTGCTGGGTGGCGACGTGGTCGCCGAGACCAGTCGCGCGTACCGGGTGCTCGAGACCAGCCATCCGCCGAACTACTACTTCCCGTCAGACGACGTGCGCGCTGGCGCACTCGAAGCGGCGAAGGGCTCGTCGTTCTGCGAGTTCAAGGGACGCGCCCACTACTTCACGGTGCGCGGTGGTGGTTGCGTCGCTACCGAGGCCGCATGGGGCTATGACACCCCCAGCCCTGCCTTCGAGCCGATCACGGGCTACGTCGCGTTCTACGCGTCACGCGTGGACGAGTGCTACGTGGACGACGAGCTCGTCACCCCCCAACCCGGCGACTTCTACGGCGGTTGGATCACCGCCGACGTTGACGGTCCCTTCAAGGGGGGCCCCGGCACGCGGGGTTGGTGA
- a CDS encoding DNA-formamidopyrimidine glycosylase family protein yields the protein MPELPQMQALAERLDEAIRGRVLEAYEPLGFTALKTVTPAPDSLVGRTLEGVGRRGKFLVMEWGDGLRMLLHLSQAGRVDVEDKSKKTRPKGSVVRLRFAEGPAVLVREHGTERKAAWWVLAPGDDGPLDRLGPEPDSDDFAELVMHGDDKRRIHTWLRDQRTVVGVGRGYSDDALWRAQLSPYATLVQLDAEERKRLLDAVRSVLADGLTKERERTGGLSEPKLGTNFEIHGRAGTACPRCGEDLKRVSYESHEVAYCPNCQTKGKVLADRRLSRLLK from the coding sequence ATGCCGGAGCTTCCGCAGATGCAGGCGCTCGCCGAGCGCTTGGACGAAGCAATCCGTGGCCGCGTCCTCGAGGCGTACGAGCCGCTCGGCTTCACCGCGCTGAAGACCGTCACGCCCGCGCCCGACTCGCTCGTGGGGCGAACGCTCGAAGGCGTGGGGCGACGCGGCAAGTTCCTCGTCATGGAGTGGGGCGACGGCCTGCGCATGTTGCTGCATTTGTCGCAAGCCGGCCGCGTCGACGTGGAAGACAAGTCCAAGAAGACGCGCCCGAAGGGCTCGGTCGTGCGGCTCCGTTTCGCCGAAGGGCCGGCGGTGCTCGTGCGTGAGCACGGAACCGAGCGCAAGGCCGCGTGGTGGGTGCTCGCGCCCGGTGACGACGGGCCGCTCGATCGTCTCGGGCCCGAACCCGACTCAGATGACTTCGCTGAGCTCGTGATGCACGGCGACGACAAGCGGCGCATCCACACCTGGCTGCGCGACCAGCGCACGGTGGTCGGGGTGGGCAGGGGTTACTCGGACGACGCTCTCTGGCGGGCGCAGCTCTCGCCGTACGCCACGTTGGTGCAGCTCGACGCTGAAGAACGCAAGCGATTGCTGGACGCGGTGCGAAGCGTGCTGGCCGACGGCCTCACCAAGGAGCGCGAGCGCACTGGTGGATTGTCAGAACCCAAGCTCGGCACCAACTTTGAGATCCACGGCCGCGCGGGAACCGCGTGCCCGCGCTGCGGCGAGGACCTCAAGCGCGTGTCGTACGAGTCCCACGAAGTGGCCTACTGCCCGAACTGCCAAACCAAAGGCAAAGTCCTCGCGGACCGAAGGCTGTCGCGCCTGCTGAAGTAG